In a genomic window of Nesterenkonia halotolerans:
- the aroB gene encoding 3-dehydroquinate synthase produces the protein MSHQAETEASAQHPEPTVITVGEGRGAGGQELGYDVVIGNGLLSRLPDLVGTQAERVLVIHPRALRATGDVVREDLEKAGYQALVAEIPDAEEGKHIQVAAFCWQVLGQNDFTRSDAVVSVGGGAVTDVAGFVAATWLRGIRVVHMPTTLLGMVDAAVGGKTGINTSEGKNLVGSFHQPAGVLADLDTLLTLPRNELVAGLAEVVKCGFIADERILEIIEASPEQTQNPHSWQIRELIERAVAVKAKVVGEDMLESGVRESLNYGHTLGHAIELAERYQWRHGAAISVGMIFAAELSRSLGRLDDATADRHHSVLNLLGLPTTYRDDRWSQLLEGIKRDKKNRGDQLRFVLLSGQGQPATVEIPDASILFATYQEIGQPETGTMLSL, from the coding sequence ATGAGCCACCAGGCTGAGACCGAGGCTTCCGCCCAGCACCCTGAGCCCACCGTCATCACCGTGGGGGAGGGAAGAGGCGCCGGCGGGCAGGAGCTCGGCTATGACGTGGTCATCGGCAACGGACTGCTCTCCCGGCTCCCCGACCTCGTCGGCACCCAGGCCGAGCGCGTGCTGGTGATCCACCCGCGAGCCCTGCGCGCCACCGGCGACGTGGTGCGCGAGGACCTCGAGAAGGCCGGCTACCAGGCCCTGGTCGCGGAGATCCCCGACGCAGAAGAGGGCAAGCACATCCAGGTGGCCGCGTTCTGCTGGCAGGTCCTGGGCCAGAACGACTTCACCCGCTCCGATGCCGTGGTCTCGGTCGGCGGCGGTGCGGTGACCGATGTCGCCGGCTTCGTCGCCGCGACCTGGCTGCGCGGCATCCGCGTGGTGCACATGCCCACGACCCTGCTCGGCATGGTCGACGCCGCCGTCGGCGGGAAGACCGGGATCAACACCTCAGAGGGCAAGAACCTCGTCGGGTCCTTCCACCAGCCCGCCGGTGTGCTGGCCGACCTCGACACGCTGCTGACCCTTCCGCGCAACGAGCTGGTGGCCGGTCTTGCCGAAGTGGTCAAGTGCGGGTTCATCGCCGATGAACGCATCCTGGAGATCATCGAAGCCAGCCCGGAGCAGACGCAGAACCCCCACTCCTGGCAGATCCGCGAGCTCATCGAACGCGCGGTGGCCGTCAAGGCCAAGGTCGTGGGAGAGGACATGCTAGAGTCCGGTGTGCGCGAGTCGCTGAACTACGGCCACACCCTTGGTCACGCCATCGAACTCGCCGAGCGCTACCAGTGGCGCCACGGTGCCGCGATCTCCGTGGGCATGATCTTCGCCGCGGAGCTCTCCCGCAGCCTCGGCCGGCTCGACGACGCCACCGCGGACCGGCACCACTCGGTGCTGAACCTGCTGGGGCTTCCGACCACCTACCGCGATGACCGCTGGAGCCAGCTGCTGGAAGGCATCAAGCGCGACAAAAAGAACCGCGGTGACCAGCTGCGCTTCGTCCTGCTCAGCGGCCAGGGCCAGCCGGCCACCGTGGAGATCCCCGACGCCTCGATCCTGTTCGCGACCTATCAGGAGATCGGGCAGCCCGAGACCGGGACGATGCTCTCGCTCTGA
- a CDS encoding shikimate kinase yields the protein MRSPAAAENRGDGRNIVLIGPMGSGKSTVGAALARRLHRPHVDTDQFFVARHGPIPPYFSLHGEESFRAEEEKIVAELLDSPRPSVISLGGGSVLSPSTRELLAEQVVVLLDLTVAQAAQRLGDGSTRPILGEHPVQSWMRIYAEREQIYRDCADIVMSPDDEHIDVRVETIVRALHTTFRRDHSA from the coding sequence ATGCGTTCCCCCGCAGCCGCCGAGAACCGAGGCGACGGCCGCAACATCGTGCTGATCGGCCCCATGGGGTCCGGAAAATCGACGGTCGGCGCCGCCCTGGCCCGCAGACTGCACCGCCCTCACGTGGACACCGATCAGTTCTTCGTCGCCAGGCACGGACCGATTCCGCCCTACTTCTCGCTGCATGGCGAGGAGAGCTTCCGGGCCGAGGAGGAGAAGATCGTCGCCGAGCTGCTGGATTCTCCGCGACCCTCGGTGATCAGCCTCGGCGGCGGCTCGGTGCTGAGTCCCAGCACCCGTGAGCTGCTGGCCGAACAGGTGGTCGTGCTGCTCGACCTCACTGTGGCCCAGGCCGCCCAGCGCCTCGGGGACGGCTCCACCCGCCCCATCCTCGGGGAGCATCCGGTGCAGAGCTGGATGCGCATCTACGCGGAGCGGGAGCAGATCTATCGGGACTGCGCTGATATCGTCATGAGTCCGGATGATGAGCACATCGATGTGCGAGTCGAGACCATCGTGCGGGCTTTGCACACCACTTTCAGGAGAGACCACAGCGCATGA